In the Orenia marismortui DSM 5156 genome, one interval contains:
- the rho gene encoding transcription termination factor Rho, whose translation MNITELEGKTITELYDIAKSLDISGYTRLRKKELIFEILKVETEKGGLIFAEGVLEILPDGYGFLRPSKYVPSTDDIYISASQIRRFDLRNGDVVSGQVRQPKENERYFALLRIEAVNYQDPELAEQRPHFEDLTPLYPQNRITLEHNPNEISSRLIDLIAPIGMGQRGLIVAPPKAGKTVLLKKIANSITSNFPESKLMILLIDERPEEVTDMRRSVNAEVICSTFDEPPQNHINVSELVLEKAKRLVEQKQDVIILLDSITRLARAYNVTIPSSGRTLSGGLDPTALHKPKRFFGAARNIEEGGSLTILATALVETGSRMDDVIYEEFKGTGNMELHLNRNLAQKRLFPAIDVNRSGTRKEELLLSEEELDTIWKIRRNMNSNNPAEIIDSFIKQLKASKNNRQMLKSLQKVF comes from the coding sequence ATGAATATTACTGAATTAGAAGGAAAGACTATAACAGAGTTATATGATATTGCAAAATCTTTAGATATCTCTGGTTATACTAGACTAAGAAAAAAAGAATTGATTTTTGAAATTTTAAAGGTTGAGACTGAAAAAGGAGGATTAATCTTTGCAGAAGGTGTCTTAGAGATACTTCCTGATGGTTATGGTTTTCTAAGGCCATCTAAGTATGTACCAAGTACCGATGATATTTATATATCTGCTTCTCAAATTAGACGTTTTGATTTGAGGAATGGGGATGTAGTATCAGGTCAAGTGCGTCAGCCTAAAGAGAATGAGAGATATTTTGCTTTATTAAGAATTGAAGCAGTTAATTATCAAGATCCTGAATTGGCTGAACAAAGACCTCATTTTGAAGATTTAACCCCATTATATCCGCAAAATAGAATTACATTAGAGCATAATCCTAATGAAATTTCTAGTCGTTTAATTGATTTAATTGCTCCAATTGGAATGGGACAGCGTGGATTAATTGTTGCGCCACCAAAGGCAGGTAAAACTGTATTATTAAAAAAGATAGCGAATAGTATCACAAGTAATTTTCCAGAATCTAAATTGATGATTTTGCTGATAGATGAACGGCCAGAAGAGGTTACTGATATGCGACGTTCTGTCAACGCAGAAGTAATTTGTTCTACTTTTGATGAGCCACCACAAAATCATATTAATGTTTCAGAATTGGTTTTAGAAAAGGCAAAAAGATTAGTTGAGCAAAAGCAAGATGTTATTATTTTATTGGATAGTATAACTAGATTAGCAAGAGCTTATAATGTAACTATTCCATCTAGTGGTCGTACTTTATCAGGGGGATTAGATCCCACAGCGCTTCATAAACCTAAGAGATTTTTTGGGGCAGCTAGAAATATTGAAGAAGGTGGTAGTTTGACTATTTTAGCTACTGCTTTAGTAGAAACAGGAAGTAGAATGGATGATGTAATTTATGAAGAGTTTAAAGGTACTGGAAATATGGAGTTACACCTTAATCGTAATTTAGCGCAAAAAAGGTTATTTCCTGCAATTGATGTTAATAGATCTGGTACTCGCAAGGAAGAACTATTATTATCAGAAGAAGAATTAGATACTATTTGGAAGATAAGAAGAAATATGAATAGTAATAATCCAGCAGAAATTATAGATTCATTTATTAAACAATTAAAAGCAAGTAAGAATAATAGACAAATGTTAAAATCCTTACAAAAGGTATTCTAA
- the glpX gene encoding class II fructose-bisphosphatase gives MQRELAIEFVRVTEAAAIASARWMGRGDKESADQAAVDAMRGMFDTVDIDGEVVIGEGEIDEAPMLYIGEKIGTRKGEVPKVDIAVDPLEGTTIIAEGRPNALSVLAVANRGSLLHAPDMYMSKIAVGPKAKGAIDIDLSVKDNVKSVAKAMNKAVEDVTVVILDKPRHRVENGLIEQVRKCGAKIKLIKDGDVAGAIATCLPDTGVDILMGIGGAPEGVLAAAGLKCLGGDMQARLIPKAEEEITRAKKMGIEDVHASLRIDDLASGDEIIFCATGVTNGEMLEGVRFEDNKAITHSLVMRYKTGTMRFVEAIHKLDQKPLPFKQDF, from the coding sequence ATGCAAAGAGAATTAGCTATTGAATTTGTTAGAGTAACAGAAGCAGCAGCAATTGCTTCAGCAAGATGGATGGGTAGAGGAGATAAAGAATCTGCTGATCAAGCTGCAGTTGATGCAATGAGAGGTATGTTTGATACTGTAGATATAGATGGAGAGGTTGTAATTGGAGAAGGAGAGATTGATGAAGCTCCAATGTTATATATAGGAGAAAAGATAGGTACTAGAAAGGGTGAAGTTCCTAAAGTTGATATTGCGGTAGATCCATTAGAAGGAACTACTATTATTGCAGAAGGACGTCCAAATGCATTATCGGTTCTAGCAGTAGCTAATAGAGGATCTCTTTTACATGCACCAGATATGTATATGAGTAAGATTGCAGTAGGTCCTAAGGCAAAAGGAGCTATAGATATTGATCTTTCTGTTAAAGATAATGTCAAATCTGTAGCTAAAGCTATGAATAAAGCAGTAGAGGATGTTACTGTTGTTATATTAGATAAGCCACGCCATAGAGTAGAAAATGGATTAATAGAACAAGTTCGAAAATGTGGTGCTAAAATCAAGTTAATCAAAGATGGTGATGTAGCAGGAGCAATAGCTACATGTCTACCAGATACAGGAGTAGATATTTTAATGGGAATTGGTGGAGCTCCGGAAGGTGTTTTAGCTGCAGCTGGATTAAAGTGTTTAGGTGGAGATATGCAGGCTAGATTAATTCCTAAAGCAGAAGAAGAAATAACAAGGGCTAAGAAAATGGGAATTGAAGATGTTCATGCTTCACTAAGAATAGATGATTTGGCTTCAGGAGATGAAATCATTTTTTGTGCTACAGGAGTTACTAATGGAGAGATGTTGGAAGGGGTTAGATTTGAAGATAATAAGGCTATAACTCACTCATTAGTAATGCGTTATAAGACAGGTACTATGCGCTTTGTAGAAGCTATTCATAAATTAGATCAAAAACCATTACCTTTTAAGCAAGACTTTTAA
- a CDS encoding sodium:calcium antiporter, producing the protein MIGLWSIFLVSAMVIILAGTKLSDYGDIIADKTGLGQALVGGILVAGATSLPELVTSSTAAIIGSPDISIGNVFGSNTFNLTILALVDLIHGPGPFMLRVHSKHILSALLGVLLASVATLFILANHLAGLNIEVLSIGLGSIVILIGYLVGTRLNFRYEKKNKENLKDDDLVDSNVSLKKAIIGFSIAAFFIIIAGISLSYSGDKIATLSGLDKTFMGTILVAAATSLPEVVAAIAAIRINAYDMAVGNVFGSNIFNMMIIFTTDLVYRQGSVLADVSLSHSITALMGLVLSGISVIGLFYRSEKTFLTIGWDSVAILITYLFGTYLLFRLGINF; encoded by the coding sequence TTGATAGGCTTATGGAGTATATTTTTAGTTTCGGCAATGGTAATAATATTAGCTGGAACTAAATTATCTGATTATGGAGATATTATTGCTGATAAAACCGGTCTTGGCCAAGCCTTAGTAGGTGGTATTTTGGTAGCAGGTGCAACTTCTTTACCGGAATTAGTTACTAGTTCTACTGCTGCTATTATTGGCTCGCCTGATATATCAATTGGTAATGTTTTTGGTAGTAACACTTTTAACCTTACTATTTTGGCTTTAGTTGATTTGATTCATGGTCCAGGTCCATTTATGTTAAGAGTGCACTCTAAACATATTTTATCAGCTTTATTAGGAGTTTTATTAGCTAGTGTAGCTACTTTATTTATTTTAGCTAATCATTTGGCTGGTCTAAATATAGAAGTTTTAAGTATTGGACTAGGAAGTATTGTAATTTTAATTGGTTATTTAGTTGGCACAAGGTTAAACTTTAGATATGAGAAAAAAAATAAAGAAAATTTAAAAGATGATGATTTAGTAGATTCTAATGTATCCTTAAAAAAAGCAATAATAGGTTTTAGTATAGCAGCATTTTTTATTATAATTGCAGGTATATCATTATCATACTCTGGAGATAAGATTGCTACTCTAAGTGGTTTGGACAAAACCTTTATGGGGACGATTTTGGTTGCAGCAGCTACCTCATTGCCAGAAGTAGTCGCAGCTATAGCAGCAATAAGAATTAATGCTTATGATATGGCAGTAGGTAATGTTTTTGGTAGTAATATTTTTAATATGATGATTATATTTACTACAGACCTTGTTTATCGACAGGGATCAGTATTAGCTGATGTATCTTTATCTCATTCCATAACAGCTTTGATGGGATTAGTTTTAAGTGGAATTTCAGTTATAGGATTATTTTATCGTTCTGAGAAGACTTTTTTAACTATAGGTTGGGATTCAGTAGCGATTTTAATCACATATTTATTTGGAACTTATTTATTATTTAGATTAGGAATTAATTTTTAG
- a CDS encoding peptidoglycan DD-metalloendopeptidase family protein, translating to MKKLLFIVVLVLLFTPLFNVSAQGNYDSLSKYIIRAGDTLWSISQSFDVDISLLLNINPELADKNIIKVGQKLNVPTRMQIHKIHSGDTLWSISKRYKIDINKITALNNIKQADLIEVGTTLIIPAKKSYDDKNKTNSFKNNNYLRSSVSYQEDDFIWPTKYRRITSPFGKRWGRMHEGIDIAVPKGSLVKAAKSGRIIKSRYIRGYGNVIYIDHGSGIMTRYAHNSRLLVSEGEKVYKGQAIAYSGNTGRSTGPHLHFEIRINGQAVNPISYLD from the coding sequence ATGAAAAAATTATTGTTTATTGTTGTCTTGGTTCTATTATTTACTCCTTTGTTTAATGTAAGTGCACAGGGAAATTATGATTCTTTGTCTAAATATATTATTCGTGCTGGAGATACATTATGGAGTATTTCTCAAAGCTTTGATGTAGATATTTCGCTTCTTTTAAATATCAATCCAGAATTAGCTGATAAAAATATTATAAAAGTAGGACAAAAGTTGAATGTTCCTACTAGAATGCAAATACATAAAATTCATTCTGGAGATACTTTGTGGAGTATTTCAAAGCGATATAAAATTGATATTAATAAGATTACTGCTTTAAACAATATTAAGCAAGCAGATTTGATTGAGGTTGGTACTACGTTAATTATTCCTGCTAAGAAGAGCTATGATGATAAAAATAAGACTAATTCTTTTAAAAATAATAATTACTTAAGAAGTTCAGTTAGTTATCAAGAAGATGATTTTATTTGGCCAACTAAATATAGAAGAATTACCTCTCCTTTTGGTAAGAGATGGGGTAGAATGCATGAAGGAATAGATATTGCAGTTCCTAAAGGATCATTAGTTAAAGCAGCCAAAAGTGGTAGGATAATTAAAAGTAGATATATACGGGGATATGGCAATGTAATTTATATTGATCACGGGTCTGGCATAATGACACGTTATGCACATAATTCTAGATTATTAGTATCAGAAGGTGAGAAAGTCTATAAAGGACAAGCTATTGCTTATTCGGGAAATACTGGGCGAAGTACAGGGCCTCATTTGCACTTTGAAATTAGAATTAATGGTCAAGCAGTAAATCCAATCAGTTATTTAGATTAG
- the rpmE gene encoding 50S ribosomal protein L31 — translation MKKGLHPEYTEATIKCACGATFETKTTKGDMKVEICSSCHPFYTGKQKKSAKGGRIERFKKKYGIEA, via the coding sequence ATGAAAAAGGGACTTCATCCAGAGTACACAGAAGCAACTATAAAATGTGCTTGTGGAGCAACTTTTGAAACAAAAACAACTAAAGGTGACATGAAAGTAGAAATTTGTTCCAGTTGTCATCCATTTTATACAGGTAAGCAGAAGAAATCTGCTAAAGGTGGAAGAATTGAGAGATTCAAGAAAAAATATGGAATTGAAGCTTAA
- the fba gene encoding class II fructose-1,6-bisphosphate aldolase encodes MALVSMTDMLNKAKEEKYAVGQFNINNLEWTQALLEACEAKQSPVILGVSEGAARYMGGFKTVVNMVTGLLEDMEITIPVAIHLDHGTSFESCKAAIDAGFTSVMIDASHHPLEENIATTKQVVDYAHANGASVEAELGTVGGEEDGIIGGIKYADPNECKELVEKTGIDALAPALGSVHGPYQGEPDLGFEEMKEIRSLADIPQVLHGGTGIPTEDIKEAINSGTCKINVNTEFQQAWTKVVRDVIANDKDVYDPRKIIGPGKDGIIEAAKKKIDVFGSANKA; translated from the coding sequence ATGGCATTAGTATCAATGACTGATATGCTAAATAAGGCAAAGGAAGAGAAATATGCAGTAGGACAGTTTAATATCAATAACTTAGAGTGGACTCAGGCTCTTTTAGAGGCTTGTGAAGCTAAGCAATCACCTGTTATTTTAGGTGTATCTGAAGGTGCTGCTCGTTATATGGGAGGATTCAAAACTGTTGTAAATATGGTAACAGGTCTATTAGAAGATATGGAGATTACTATTCCAGTTGCAATCCATTTAGATCATGGAACAAGTTTTGAAAGCTGTAAAGCGGCAATTGATGCTGGTTTTACATCTGTTATGATTGATGCTTCTCATCACCCACTAGAAGAAAACATTGCAACTACTAAACAAGTAGTAGATTATGCACATGCAAATGGTGCATCTGTTGAAGCTGAGTTAGGAACTGTAGGTGGAGAAGAAGATGGTATCATTGGTGGTATCAAATATGCTGATCCAAATGAATGTAAAGAACTAGTTGAGAAGACTGGTATCGATGCATTAGCTCCAGCTTTAGGATCTGTTCATGGTCCATATCAAGGAGAACCTGATTTAGGTTTTGAAGAAATGAAAGAAATCAGAAGTCTTGCTGATATTCCTCAAGTATTACATGGTGGAACTGGTATTCCAACTGAAGATATCAAAGAAGCAATTAATTCTGGTACTTGTAAAATTAATGTAAATACTGAATTCCAACAAGCTTGGACAAAAGTTGTACGTGATGTAATTGCAAATGATAAAGATGTATATGATCCACGTAAGATTATTGGACCAGGAAAAGATGGAATTATTGAAGCTGCTAAGAAGAAGATTGATGTTTTTGGAAGTGCTAATAAAGCTTAA